The Bos mutus isolate GX-2022 chromosome 7, NWIPB_WYAK_1.1, whole genome shotgun sequence genome window below encodes:
- the LOC102276368 gene encoding olfactory receptor 2T29 — MDNSTWVANHTGQLDFILMGLFSQSKHPALLCVVIFVIFLMALSGNSILILLIHSNAHLQTPMYFFISQLSLMDVMYISVTVPKMLMDQVMGVNEISASECGMQMFLYLTLVGSEFFLLAAMAYDRYVAICHPLRYSILMNHRVCHLLVSGCWFLGSVDGFMLTPVTMTIPFCKTREIHHFFCEVPAVMKLSCSDTSLYETLMYLCCVLMLLIPVTVISSSYSFILLTIHRMNSAEGRKKAFTTCSSHMTVVILFFGAAIYTYMLPSSYHTPEKDMIVSAFYTILTPVLNPLIYSLRNKDVTGALKKMLNMGSVTIL; from the coding sequence ATGGACAACTCCACCTGGGTGGCCAACCACACTGGACAGTTGGATTTCATCCTCATGGGACTCTTCAGTCAATCCAAGCACCCAGCTCTCCTTTGTGTGGTCATTTTTGTGATTTTCCTGATGGCCCTGTCTGGTAATAGCATCCTGATCCTTCTGATACATTCTAATGCCCATCTTCAAACtcccatgtatttttttattagtCAGTTGTCTCTCATGGATGTGATGTACATTTCTGTCACTGTGCCAAAGATGCTCATGGACCAGGTCATGGGTGTGAATGAGATTTCAGCCTCTGAATGTGGAATGCAGATGTTTCTCTATTTGACTCTAGTAGGTTCAGAATTTTTTCTTCTGGCtgccatggcctatgaccgctatgtggccatctgtcaTCCACTCCGTTATTCTATTCTCATGAACCATAGAGTGTGTCATCTCTTGGTGTCTGGCTGCTGGTTCCTGGGATCAGTGGATGGCTTTATGCTCACACCAGTCACCATGACCATCCCCTTCTGCAAAACCAGGGAGATCCATCACTTCTTCTGTGAGGTCCCTGCTGTAATGAAGCTTTCCTGCTCAGACACTTCCCTGTATGAGACACTCATGTACCTGTGCTGTGTCCTCATGCTCCTCATCCCTGTGACAGTCATTTCAAGCTCTTATTCATTCATCCTCCTCACCATCCACAGGATGAATTCAGCAGAGGGCAGGAAGAAGGCTTTCACTACTTGTTCTTCCCACATGACTGTGGTCATCCTGTTCTTTGGAGCTGCCATCTATACCTACATGCTCCCCAGTTCCTACCACACCCCTGAGAAGGATATGATTGTATCTGCATTTTACACCATACTCACTCCTGTTCTTAACCCTTTAATCTATAGTCTTAGGAATAAGGATGTCACAGGGGctctaaagaaaatgttaaacatgGGATCtgtcacaatactgtaa